Genomic segment of Paenibacillaceae bacterium GAS479:
TATCCCACATACCGACGCCGATACTTGCTGCATAAGCGAGCCGATCCTCGTAAGCCTCATCCGGTACTCGACCGGATAAAGCATACAGGATGCGCCACATATAATTGCGGTCATTAGCGTAATATCGCTGTTCCTGCAACGACTTTACGCCGGGCATACTGCCCAGTATAAGCACGGTCGCCCCGGGCTGAACAAGCGGCGGAAAAGAATAAACCTTATCCTCGTCCAGCTTAATCCCTCCTTAGCGGCAAATGAAGCTCTCGCCGGAGCCGACAGGCATAGGGCTACGGTTACACCTGGCCGTTTTTGCCGCGGAAGGCGGGTGGCGTCCCGTCAAGCTTCTCGATTTTGCCGCATATTTCGTGATGCCACTCCGTATCGTCCGTCATGGACGCCAGCAGAGACATATTGTACAAATTGGCCAGACGCCTGCAATGGGAGGCATTCACCGCCAAACAATGCTCAAAGTCCGCTTGCTCCTCAACGTTAAGCGGACGGCGTTCGCGGATGGTCCACAGCTCCGCCAAATGCTCGTGAATCGGCAGTAACCCCATAACGCTCATGCACCTCCTTGTATTCTATCAGCCAGTATGGCCAAAGAAATAGAGGTCCAAGCACAACAAGCGAAAAAAATCCCCGCCCTTCCCCCCAAAGGGAGAGAAGAGACGGGGATTCGCAGACAACGAGCTTGCGGCTCAAAATAACCGTGCTAGATTCTGCTTACTTGATGAAGCCGAGCAGCATTTCGCGGATGACTTTGGCAGCGACGATCTGCGTCTGCTCCGTTGGGTCATAGGCAGGTGCCACTTCTACGAGGTCGCAGCCAACGACGTTCACACCGGAACGCGCGATCGCGTGAACCGCGTCGATCAGCTCCTTGCTCGTGATGCCGCCTGCTTCCGCAGTGCCGGTACCCGGCGCAGCGGAAGGGTCGAGAACATCGATGTCGATCGTCAAGTAGACGGGACGACCTTCCAACTCTGGCAGAACCTTTTTCAGGGGCTCAAGCACTTCGAACGGATGGAAATTGATGTTCTCACGCGCATATTGCCACTCCTCACGGGAACCGGAACGAATACCGAACTGGTAAATGTTCTGGCCGCCCATAAGACCAGCCGCCTTGCGCAGCGGCGTGGAGTGGGACAATGGCTCACCCTCGTACGACTCGCGCAGATCGGCATGAGCATCAAAGTGGATGATCGCGAGATCCGGGTACTTCTTGTAAACCTCTTGGAAAATAGGCCAGCTAACGAGATGCTCGCCGCCGAGACCGACTGGCATCTTGTCATCAGCCAGCACGCCAGCTACGAACTCGCCGATAATGTCGAGCGAACGGGCAGCGTTGCCGAACGGCAGCAGCAGATCGCCGGCATCGAAGTACTCGATGTCTTCAAGGCTGCGGTCCAGGTAAGGGCTGTACTCCTCAAGACCGATCGATACCTCGCGGATACGAGGCGGACCAAAGCGGGAGCCGGGACGGAAGCTCACGGTGAAGTCCATCGGCATGCCGTAAATGACAGCACGCGATGCTTCATAATTCTCGGAGCTCAGGATAAAAACGTTGCCGGAGTATTTTTGGTCGATTTTCATTATTTCACCAGATCCTCGACGAACTTAGGCAGCACGAATGCAGCCTTGTGCAGGCGCGGCGTGTAATACTTCGTTTCGCGCTCTGGAATCGCCGTCTCGTCAACTTGGAGCGGATCATGTTTTTTGGAGCCCATCGTGAACGTCCAAAGGCCGGACGGGTAGGTTGGTACATTGGCCCAGAAGACACGTACGATCGGGAAAACTTCCTTCACATCGCGGTTAACGCTGGTGATCAGGTCAGCTTTGAACCAAGGGTTGTCCGTTTGGGCAACGAACAGACCGTCTTCCTTCAACGCCTCGTAGATGCCTTGGTAGAAGCCGCGCGTAAACAGGTTGGCTGCAGGGCCGACCGGCTCCGTGGAATCGACCATGATAACATCGTAGACGTTTTTGTGGTCATGGATATGCATGAATCCGTCGTTCACATGCACTTCAACGCGCTCGTCGTCGAGGCCGGATGCGATGTTCGGCAAATACTTTTTGGAATATTCGATAACCTTGCCGTCGATGTCGACGAGCACGGCGCGTTTTACTTTAGGATGTTTGAGGATTTCACGGATAACGCCGCCGTCGCCGCCGCCCACAACAAGCACTTGCTCAGGGTTCGGATGCGTGTTGAGCGCCGGATGAGCGACCATCTCATGGTAAACGAACTCGTCCTTGTCCGTCGTCATAACCATACCGTCGAGCACGAGCATCGTGCCGAACTCCTCGGTTTCGATCATAGCGAGCTGTTGGAAGTCCGTTTGCTCGTTGACATAGGTTTCCTTGACTTTAGCCGTGATGCCATACGACTCGGTTTGTTTCTCTGTGTACCACAATTCCATAGTAAGAGTCCTTCTTTCTTCTTCAGGTTGGGGACGGGAGACCCGTCCATCGGATTACCGCCCCGGCCTGCCGGCCGGCCCGAGCGGCACGCACCCGACGTCCTTGGACGGCGGGCGTGCGCGGCGGAGCAGCAAGAATCTATATCAGGTTCGGATATATTCAAGCGTGAGAACTCGAAGCGCAGGGATGCCTGCAAAGGCTCTTACGCATACATTTCTCCCATTCGAAAGGCGATTCGACAATAGTAGCTTTGTCGGATTTGCCCCCTTAAGGTCGACGGTTCAACCTGTATTATAGTCAAATACCCCCCTCAACACAAACCTTTCCTCCGTGTTTTACAGCACTTTTAAGATGGCCGTATAACAGCTCCTCCCAATATCCATACTATGGAAAATGATGTCGAATCCTCGGGAGGAACGCTCGTGAACAAACGTTCATCGCCACGCCGCAAATCGGCACTAGAGTCTCTATTTCGCCCGCTGGGTGAGTGGGTTAGCTCGCTGGAACGTAAAAAAGAGAGGCCAGCAGCAGGCGAAGGGTTCATCCGCTTCCCACGTCTTCGCGGCCTGCTCCGTCTTGCGGCGCTGCTGGCGGGAACGACGTTGTCCCTGCTGCTGCTTGGTCTCAGCATCCTGCTGCTGACGCTGCGCCTGCAATCGCTGCCCGCTACGTCTGCTGCGCAGGAATCGCAAATCTATGACGCCTCCGGCAATCTGCTGGACTCGTTCCATGCCGGCCAAAGCCGGGAAAGCGTGCCGCTGCAGCGCATTTCCCCTTACCTCATCGACGCAACGCTCGCGATTGAGGATCGGCGCTTTTACGAGCATAATGGCTTTGATCTCCGCGGCATGGCGCGGGCGGCGCTTGTTAATCTGGAGAGTGGCCGAGCGCGCCAAGGGGCCAGCACGATTACCCAGCAGCTTGCTCGAAACTTGTACCTGAACCATGAGCGCACCTGGAAGCGCAAAATCAAGGAAGCTGCCTACACCGCCCAACTGGAGATGAATTTGAGCAAGGAGGAGATTCTGGGGCAGTATTTCAACCAGATTTACTACGGGCATGGAGCTTACGGCATCGAGAAGGCGGCGAAAATGTATTACAGCAAACACGCCTCCGAGCTGACGCTGGCTGAGAGCGCAATGCTGGCTGGCGTGCCTAAAGGGCCGAAATATTACTCGCCTTATATGAATATGGAAAACGCCGTTCATCGTCAGCGGCTCATTCTTGCTGCTATGCAGACAGCGGGAACGATTACGCCGCAGCAAGCGGCGGCCGCCAAAGCCGAGAAGCTCCAGCTGCAGCCGCTGCAGCCGGCTGGATCGGACGGAAGCGCGCCTTATTTTCGCGATTATGTACGGCAAACAGCAGTTGATGAGCTTGGACTGGACGAGCATCTGATTAGCGAGGGTGGTGTGCGCATTTACACCACCCTCGACCCTGCTATGCAGCAGGCCGCCGAGGAGGCCATGCAAAAAGCCATCCCATCCAGCTCCGAGCAACAGGCGGCGCTTGTCGCCATCGAGCCGGAGACGGGATACATCCGGGCTATGGTCGGGGGGCGCGATTATCGCAAAGGGCCGTTCAATCGAGCGCTCGCCCGTCGGCAGCCCGGCTCGTCGTTCAAGCCTGTGCTCTATTTGACCGCGCTGCAGAGCGGCATGACCGCCGTGACGCCGTTCACCAGCGCACCGACAATTTTCACCTATGATGATGGCCGTAAAACGTATTCCCCACGCAACTACAACAACCATTACGCTGGTGGAAATATTACAATGCGCGACGCGATTGCCAGCTCCGACAACACCTACGCGGTCAACACCATCATGCGGGTTGGAGCGAATAAAGTTGTCGCCACAGCTCGGCAGCTCGGCCTAGACGGCGACATGCAGCCGCTACCTTCCCTGGCGCTGGGTACGTACCCCGCCAGCCCGCTTGAGATGGCCTCGGCCTTCAGCGCACTGGCCGCAGGTGGCGTACGCGCCGAGCCGACCGCGATTTTGCGCGTTGAGGACAGCAAGGGCGAGGTGCTTTACCGCGCCGAGCAGCGCCTGTCGCGGGTCGCCGACGCCGCCCATGCCTATGTGCTGACAAGCCTCATGGAGAGCGTGTTTGAAAATGGCGGCACCGGCAGCCGCGTCTCCGCTATGATCCACCGGCCCGTCGCCGGAAAAACCGGTACGACGGCGGACGACGCCTGGCTCGTCGGATACACGCCTGACCTGGCGACAGCGGTATGGACCGGCTACGATAAGGGCCGCCAGCTGACAACGGCGGAATCGCATCGTGCGGCGCCTATTTTCGCCGCTTTTACAGAGCATGCACTTACGGGCCGACCAGCGCGGCCGTTCACGGTGCCGGATGGCATCGTCAGTGTGGCGGTCGATCCCGCCAGCGGCCTGCGCTACGGCCCCCGCTGCAGCGGCTGGCGCATGGAGCTGTTCGTCGCCGGCACGGAGCCGATCGGCTCCTGCGACGGCAGCAAGGCCGGAACGGCCGGAGCCGCTGACATTGCGTCAGCAGAAGGAGCAGCCTCTAACCCGCCCGCCTCCAATGAGAGCAAGGGCAGCGGCTGGCTGAAGGGCCTGTCCCGCTGGCTGCGGCACTAACCAAGCGAACCCGCCGTATCTGGCGATGGCTGGCAAACGAGCGCTGGATGATTAACCCAACATAGTGAAGTATAATGAAGAGGTATAGGCATAGATGTTAGCTTGCGACTATGAGAAGAAGGCAGGTGTCGATTCATGAAAGACCTCTTGAACAAGGCGTTTTCCCTCGGGCTTGGTTTGGCCGCTTCTACAAGAGAGCAGGCAGAAAAGCTCGCGCAGGAGTTGTCATCCAGAAGCGACATGAGCAAGGCCGATTCACAGCAGTTTGTCAGCAGCATGATTTCACGGGGACAGGAAGCCCGCAGCAGCATGGAGACATTTATCCGCGAGCGGGTCAAGGACATTACAGATGAGCTGCAGCTCGTTCATCGCGGTGAGCTCGACAGGTTGGAATCGCGCATCGCGGAGCTAGAATCCCGGCTCGGTCTATCGTCCGAATATGCAGCCGCCGCCGTTCCTACTGACGCTCAGCTCGATACTGGAACCTATGAGGGTACCGGCAAAGCCGGCCCTGGCGTACCTTTAGTCGTCCACCCCGAGACGCCTCGGCATGAAACAACGGAAGGAGCCGAGCTGTACCGGGCGGATTCCAGCGAGTCGCAGCACGGCAAGGGAGAATGACGCTGGGACGCCAGCTGCGTCATTTGCAACGCTATCGCGAGATCGCGCTTGCCTTTGCGCGCAATGGCTTCGGTTATTTCGTCCGGGAGCTCGGCCTGATGAAGCTCATCCCCCACTGGCGCAGCGTGGAGAGCCGGCATCATAGCGAGGTGCGTACGACCGGAGAACGCCTCCGGTCTTTTTTGCAAGAGCTGGGTCCGACCTTCGTCAAGCTTGGCCAAATCGCTAGCACGCGGCATGACATTTTCCCTCCGGATATCATTGCCGAACTGCAAAAGCTTCAGGACAAAGTCCCGCCAGTTCCGTTCGATGAGATTAAACGAGTGCTTGAGGAAGAGCTTGGCGCACCGCTGGAATCGGTCTACCGTGACTTCCGCAAGGAGGCTGTAGCCGCGGCTTCTATTGGCCAGGTACATTACGCTCGGCTACGCTCCGGGGAGGAAGTCGCCGTCAAAGTGCAGCGTCCTGGCATCCGCAAAACAGTGGAGACCGATCTGGAAATTCTACGCAACCTGGCCCGAATAGCGGAGCATCGGCTGCACTGGGCCAAGCAGTATGGCGCGGTCGAGCTTGTGGAGGAGCTCAGTTCGTCACTAACGGCCGAGCTGGATTATACGCTGGAGGGAAGAAGCGCCGAG
This window contains:
- a CDS encoding penicillin-binding protein, 1A family, with translation MNKRSSPRRKSALESLFRPLGEWVSSLERKKERPAAGEGFIRFPRLRGLLRLAALLAGTTLSLLLLGLSILLLTLRLQSLPATSAAQESQIYDASGNLLDSFHAGQSRESVPLQRISPYLIDATLAIEDRRFYEHNGFDLRGMARAALVNLESGRARQGASTITQQLARNLYLNHERTWKRKIKEAAYTAQLEMNLSKEEILGQYFNQIYYGHGAYGIEKAAKMYYSKHASELTLAESAMLAGVPKGPKYYSPYMNMENAVHRQRLILAAMQTAGTITPQQAAAAKAEKLQLQPLQPAGSDGSAPYFRDYVRQTAVDELGLDEHLISEGGVRIYTTLDPAMQQAAEEAMQKAIPSSSEQQAALVAIEPETGYIRAMVGGRDYRKGPFNRALARRQPGSSFKPVLYLTALQSGMTAVTPFTSAPTIFTYDDGRKTYSPRNYNNHYAGGNITMRDAIASSDNTYAVNTIMRVGANKVVATARQLGLDGDMQPLPSLALGTYPASPLEMASAFSALAAGGVRAEPTAILRVEDSKGEVLYRAEQRLSRVADAAHAYVLTSLMESVFENGGTGSRVSAMIHRPVAGKTGTTADDAWLVGYTPDLATAVWTGYDKGRQLTTAESHRAAPIFAAFTEHALTGRPARPFTVPDGIVSVAVDPASGLRYGPRCSGWRMELFVAGTEPIGSCDGSKAGTAGAADIASAEGAASNPPASNESKGSGWLKGLSRWLRH
- a CDS encoding spermidine synthase, whose translation is MELWYTEKQTESYGITAKVKETYVNEQTDFQQLAMIETEEFGTMLVLDGMVMTTDKDEFVYHEMVAHPALNTHPNPEQVLVVGGGDGGVIREILKHPKVKRAVLVDIDGKVIEYSKKYLPNIASGLDDERVEVHVNDGFMHIHDHKNVYDVIMVDSTEPVGPAANLFTRGFYQGIYEALKEDGLFVAQTDNPWFKADLITSVNRDVKEVFPIVRVFWANVPTYPSGLWTFTMGSKKHDPLQVDETAIPERETKYYTPRLHKAAFVLPKFVEDLVK
- a CDS encoding Polyhydroxyalkanoate synthesis regulator phasin, yielding MKDLLNKAFSLGLGLAASTREQAEKLAQELSSRSDMSKADSQQFVSSMISRGQEARSSMETFIRERVKDITDELQLVHRGELDRLESRIAELESRLGLSSEYAAAAVPTDAQLDTGTYEGTGKAGPGVPLVVHPETPRHETTEGAELYRADSSESQHGKGE
- a CDS encoding agmatinase, which codes for MKIDQKYSGNVFILSSENYEASRAVIYGMPMDFTVSFRPGSRFGPPRIREVSIGLEEYSPYLDRSLEDIEYFDAGDLLLPFGNAARSLDIIGEFVAGVLADDKMPVGLGGEHLVSWPIFQEVYKKYPDLAIIHFDAHADLRESYEGEPLSHSTPLRKAAGLMGGQNIYQFGIRSGSREEWQYARENINFHPFEVLEPLKKVLPELEGRPVYLTIDIDVLDPSAAPGTGTAEAGGITSKELIDAVHAIARSGVNVVGCDLVEVAPAYDPTEQTQIVAAKVIREMLLGFIK